TGGCGTCCGCCGCCGCCCGCCGCCGACACCACGTTCTCCTCCAGCATGGTGGAGCCCAGATCGTTGGCACCGTAATACAGCGCCGCCTGCGCCACCTTGAAGCCCTGCGCAGGCCACGACGCCTGGATGTTGGCGAAGTTGTCCAGTGCAATGCGGGCCACGGCCAGCTGCTGCAGGTACTCGTGGGCAGTGGCGCCCGGCGCCTTGCCGTGCAAGCGGGTGTGTTCGGTCTGCAACGTCCACATCGCGAAGCCGGAAAAGCCGTTACCGCCGTAGTCGCGCGTGGCCCGGTCCTGCTGCTCGCGGAGTTTCAGAAGGTGGCTGGTGCGCTGCGCGAAGGTCTCGCCGAAGCCGATGACCATCGTGGCAATCGTATACAGCCCCTTGCGCTGCGCCGCATCGATGATCCGGAACCAGTCCTCGCTGCGGATGCGGGCGGGGGCCGCCCGGGCCCGCACGTCGTCCTCCAGAATCTCGCCGCCCGCGCCGGGCAGGCCATCCAGCCCAGCCTCGATCAGGGTATCCAGCAGTGCGTCCAGGCCCAGGCCAAAGGTCTTTTCCATGAACAGCACTTCTTCCGGCGAGAAGGCGTCGATGCGAATGGTGGGGTGGTTGGCCTTGATGTGCCGCAGCAGCCCGGTGTAATAGTCCAGCCCCAGTTCGGGGTTCACGCCGCCCTGCATCAGGATGCGGGTGCCGCCCACCTCTTCAAGCTCAACGATCTTGGCGCTGATCTCCTGGTAGTCCAGCGTGTAACTGTCCTTCTGACGTCTGGTGCGGTAAAAGGCGCAGAAGTTGCAGCCCACGTTGCAGACGTTGGTGTAGTTGATGTTGCGGTCGATCAGGAAGGTCACGGTGTCCGGATCACGCCGTTCCAGGCGCAGCGCGTTGGCGACCCCGGCGACGTCCGGCAGGGGCAGGCGGTACAGCGCCTCGATCTCGGCGGCGTCCAGACGTTCGCCGCGCGCGGCCCTGTCCAGCACCTGGGGGGGTGAAATGGGGAGAGGGGCGGTCATGGCGTCACCGTATCACTCCTGGGAACGCCTTATTCCGGCCTGAGACACCGTCAAAACCCCGCCCTGTGTACCGGTCTGCCCCGCAGGAACGGCAATGAAGATCAGCCCAAGTGTTTCCCAAGAAAGCCCGGTCGTATCATACTTTTTGGAATGCTGGAGCCGTCAGGGACGCCGGAGACAGCAGTGGGCCGGGGCAGGTTTCAGACGCACACGCACAAGCAGACACAAACATAGAGGTGACCTTATGAAAATGGGAATGATCGGTCTGGGCAAGATGGGCGGCAACATGGTCCTGCGCCTGACGCGCGGCGGCCAGGACGTCGTCGGCTATGACCGCAGCGAGGAAAGCGTCGCGCTGATCGAGAAGGAGGGCGCCAAGGGCGCACGCAGCATGGACGAGCTGATCGGGGCGCTGGGTGAGCCCGGCAGCCGCGCCGTGTGGGTGATGGTGCCGTCGGGCAAGATCACGCAGTCGGTTATCGATGATCTGGCGGGTAGGCTGGCTCCCGGCGACATCGTGGTGGACGGCGGCAACAGCAACTTCAAGGACACCATGCGCCGCGCCGAGGAACTGGCCGCCAGGGGCATTCATATGGTGGACGTGGGCACCTCCGGCGGCGTGTGGGGCCTGTCCGAGGGCTACGCCATGATGGTGGGCGGCCCCGCGGGGGCGGTCGAGCGCCTGCGCCCGGTGCTGGAAGTGCTGGCCCCCGCACCGGACAAAGGCTGGGGCCGCATGGGCCCTTCGGGGTCCGGCCACTACGTCAAGATGGTCCACAACGGCATCGAGTACGGCATGATGCAGGCCTACGCCGAGGGCTTCGAGCTGATGCGCCACAAGGAGGAATTTGGCCTGGACATGGCCCAGATTGCCGAGTTGTGGCGCCACGGCAGCGTGATCCGCTCGTGGCTGCTGGACCTGACCGCCGAGGCCCTCAATAACTCGGCCGACTTCGATCAGCTCTCGGACTACGTGGCCGACAGCGGCGAGGGACGCTGGACCATCATCGACAGCATCGAGCAGGGGGTGCCGACACCGGTGATTACCCTGGCCACCCAGATGCGCTTCCGCAGTCAGCAGGAGCTGAGCTACGCGGGGCAGATGCTCTCGGCCATGCGCCGCGCTTTCGGCGGCCACGCGGTCAAGACCGTGGAAACCCCCAAGAAGGACGGTTTCGTGCCGGAGGTGGAGCCGGGCCAGAATCCCAGGGCCGCCGCCCCCGAGAACATCCCGGCGTCCAGAAACAGGGGGCAGGGCGACGGCTCCATCAGGGAGCAGCTGGGTGAAACCGGACAGGAACGTGTCAAGGGCAGCGAATGACCACCAGACGCGGCAAGAAGGCGGCGACCCCTGAAAAGACCAGCGAGCCCGCCTCCAAAGGGGCCACGCACAGGAAGCCTGTGACCAAGAGAGTCTCGGCCTCTGCCACGAAAGAGGCCGTGAAGGAGAAGATTGCCTCGCAGAAGGTGGGGGTGGCCCAGCCCGCGCCGAAGGCAAAAGCGGCTGCCAAAACCTCAACGAAGTCGCGTCGGCGCCCATCAGGCGGGGCGGGCGCTGACGGCCAGAATCCCTTTCGCGCCACCATGCGCCGCAGCCGCGCCCCGGAACCGGCCACCATGGTCATCTTCGGCGTGACCGGCGACCTGTCGCGCCGCAAGCTACTGCCCGCCATCTTTGGGCTGTGGCAGGACGGCCTGCTGGGCAGCGCCTTCAACATCGTGGGCGTGGGCCGCCAGGACATGACCGATGAGCAGTTCAAGGACTACGCCCTCAAGGCCCTGCAGGAGAGCAAGGAGACCGACGCCATTCAGCCGGGCAGCCTGGAGAAGTTCCGCGAGCTGCTGTACTACGAGTTCGGTGAATTCGGCGAGGACGACGTCTACGATCTGGTGGGCAAGGAACTTGACCGCGCCCAGAAGGCGCACGGCGGGCGCAAGAACGCGCTGTTCTACCTGTCCACCCCGCCCAGCCTGTTCGAGCCGATCAGCAACGGCCTGGGCCGCCTGGGGCTGGCCGATCAGTCGGAAGGCTGGCGCCGAATCGTAATTGAAAAACCCTTTGGACGCGATCTGGACAGCGCCCGTGAGCTGAACGCCGCCATCCACGACACCTGGGACGAGTCGCAGGTCTACCGCATCGATCACTACCTGGGCAAGGAGACGGTGCAGAACCTGATGGCGATCCGCTTCGGCAACGCCATCTTTGAGCCGCTGTGGAACCGGGGCTTCGTGGACCACGTGCAGATCACGGCCGCCGAGGACCTGGGCCTGGAGGGCCGCGCCGGGTACTACGAGGAAGCCGGCATCGTGCGCGACATGCTGCAAAACCACCTGATGCAGCTGTTCGCGCTGACGGCCATGGAGCCTCCCGCCGCCTTTGACGCCGAGGCCATCCGCGACGAGAAGACCAAGGTGCTGCGGGCGGTCAAGCCCATTCCATCAGGCCGCGTGGGACAGGTGGCGGTGCGCGGCCAGTACGGCCCCGGCAGCATGGACGGCGAGAAGGTGCCCGGCTACCGCGAGGAACCCGGCGTCAAATCCGACAGCCGCACCGCGAGCTACGTGGCCGTCAAGCTGGAAATCGACAACTGGCGCTGGCAGGGCGTGCCGTTCTTCCTGCGCACCGGCAAGCGGCTGCCCAAGAAGGTCACGGAAATCGCAGTGGTGTTCAAGCGTGCCCCGCTGGGCATCTTTCCCGGCGGCCTGGAACGCAACGTGCTGGCCTTCCGCATCCAGCCGGACGAGGGCGTGAGCCTCAAATTTTCCTCCAAATCGCCGGGGCAGGAAATGGTGCTGCGCGAGGTGGTGATGGATTTCCGCTACGACGCCTTCGGGGCGCAGCTGGAAAGCCCGTACTCCCGGCTGCTGCTCGACGCCCTGATCGGCGACGCTACCCTGTTTCCCCGTGAGGACGAGGTGGACCACGCCTGGCAGATCGTGGCCGGCATTCTGGAGGCCTGGGACACGCGCCCTGGCAAGGGCCGAACCCCAGACTTCCCCAATTACGCCGCCGGTACCTGGGGTCCCGAGGACGCCGAGAAGCTGATGGGACCGGACCGGCGCTGGAGGCGGCTGTGAGGGTGGGTCTGGGGCTGGACCGCAAGCGGCACTGCTTGCTGGCGGCCAGGCCTCCGCAGTGGGAGGTCCGGCCATGACCGCCGCTCCAGCCGACAGGACGCTCGGTCCCATCGAGACCACGGTCCGCAAGGCGCAGGTCACGCTGGACGAACTGTGGGCGCAGACCAATGTAGAGACGCGGGCCTACACCGGCAACATCATCGCGCTGACGGTGCGCGGGCATCTGGAGCGCGTGCAGGCTGCGCTGGCCGGGCTGGAAGGCCGCTACGCCGGGCGGCAGATCATCGGCGTGATGGACGGCAGTGATGATCTGAACGTCCACGCCAGCCTGATCTCGCAGCGCGGGAGGGCCTTCGTGGAACGCCTGACGCTGGACGCCAGCAGCGAGCAGCTCCAAGGCGCGATTCTGCCGCTGCTGCGACCCGCCACCGTCAACCACATCTGGTGGGGGGCCGACACCAAACCCGGCGGTCCCCTGCTGCTGGAACTGACCGAGATTGCCGATCAGGTGATTGCCGACAGCCTGACCCTGGACATTCCCCCGGCCCGGCACTACGCCCTGGCCGATCTGGGCTGGAGCCGCTCGTCCGGCTGGCGTGAGGCCCTAGCGCAGGTGTTCGACACCCCCGAGGCGGCCCGGCAACTGCCACGCGTGGACCGCCTGACCGTGCGCTACGCCGGCAGCAAGGACCTGCCTGCCCGCCTGTACGGCGGCTTTGTGGCCGACACGCTGGGCTGGAAGGACCTGAAGAGGGTGACCTTCAGGGCAGCCCGCTGTGGCCGCGAGAACGGTGATCTCTGCGGGGTGGAACTGGCCGGCGAGGGCGTGCGCTTCACGCTGGCGGCCAGAAACGGCGACGTGGCCCGTGTCGAGGCCATCTGGGACGGCAAGAAGCACGCGTCAGAGGTGAACGTGCCGTCCATGTCGCTGGCCGAGGGCCTGGGCCGCGTGATGGCCCGTCCGGAGCGCGGCGAGATGTTCGAGCGGGCCTGGAAACTGGCCAAGTCGACGCTGTGAGAGGATTTCAGAACAACACCCGTGGACTCGCCCAGCGTCCATCAGCCCTTAAGGGAGGCCAGGCATGAACCTGCACATTTTTCCCACGGCGCAGGCGGCCGCCGACGCGGTGGCCACCGCCTTTGCCCGCGCGGCAAGAGACGCTGTGACGGCCCGTGGGGCCTTTCATGTGGCGCTGTCCGGCGGGAGCACGCCCAAACGGATGTATTCCACCCTGCGCGAACTGCCGGACATTCCCTGGAAATTGGTCCACATCTACTTCGGGGACGAACGCAGCGTGGGGCCAGACAGCCCCGAGAGCAATTACGGCGCGGCGCAGCATGACCTGCTGTCGTACGTTCCGGTACCGCCTGCCCAGATTCACCGCATGGAGGGGGAGCGCCGTCCGCTGGAAGAGGCCGCCGCCGCCTACGCCGCCCTGCTGCCCGAACGCCTGGACGTGAACCTGCTGGGCATGGGCGATGACGGCCACACCGCCAGTCTGTTTCCCGGTACGGCGGCGCTGGAGGCACAGGGCCGCGTGACGGCCAACTGGGTGCCGCAACTGGACACCGGGCGGCTCACCATGACCTTCGGTGAGATCAACGCGGCCCGCCAGCGCTGGCTGCTGGTGGCCGGGGAGACCAAGCAGGCCGCGCTGGCTGACGTGCGGGCTGGACGCGGCGCCCATCCTGTGGCGCGGGTCATTGACCCGGTCTGGTTCGTGGACGCGGCTGCAGCGGGGGCCGCAACCCAAGGGGACCAGAGCCCGTGAAGTCCGACGCTGCCAGGGAAATTTAGGCCCCTGTTGCGCTGCGCCGCCAGTCGGCCAGACGGATGTCGTTGCGCCCCTGCTGCTTGGCGCTGTACATCGCCTCATCGGCGCGGGCCACGACAGTCTCCGGCACTTCGCCGGACGCTGCGTTGGCGACTCCAAAACACGCAGTGACGCCGACCACCTCGCCGTGACGCTGCTGCCGCAGTTCATTGCGCAGGGTGTTGAGCAGCCTCCGGACCTGTGTATCGCCCAGCACCGGCAGGATCAGCAGGAATTCCTCGCCGCCCCAGCGCGCGACCATGCCGCCCTGCGGCAGCAGCGTCTGCGCGAGCTGGGCCACGCCACGCAACACCACGTCGCCGGCGGCGTGCCCGTGTCGGTCATTGATCTGCTTGAAGTGGTCGATATCAAACAGCACCACGGTGTACACCGCTCCCCGGGCCGCCAGCTGCCGCAGGCGCTCCTCGGCTGCCCGGCGGTTGGCGATCCCGGTCAGCAGATCGACCAGCGCGGCGGTCCGCGTGGCCAGCAGCTGCGCCCGCTGGGCTCCAAAGGTGGCCTGAATCAGGACCAGCACGCCCCCCACCATCAGAAACTGCACCGAGGCGCCGATCAGGCTCAGGCGCGTGGCCTCCGGAACCGTGAAGGACAGGTGCCACACGCAGACTAGCGCGGCAGTGCCCAGGATCGCCAGGGCCGCCCGGACGGCGTGGCGCGGCGGGTAGACGTAGAAGACCGAGGTGTACAGCACCGCGAACCAGTAGGTGTTTTCCGACAGCGTCCGGGCGGCAGGCGGCATCACGCGAAACTGGTGGCTCAGTGCCAGCAGGACGTACAGGCATGCCCCCAGGAACGCGGCGGACAGAGCCGTCTCAAAACGGATAAGCGACCGGCTCAGGAGAAGTTGCAACCCCAGCAGCATGACCGAGAGCAGGGGCAGCGCCCACAGGTCCAGCAGATCGAAGCTGGGGGCCTGGGACCACAGCGCCGCCATGCTGGCGCCCACCGAGAGCACCACGATCAGCAGAAACATCCGCCGCTGTTTTTCCTGCCACAGGGGCGAATGCAGGGATGGGTCGGGCAGGCGGCGGGGCTGTGCGGACAAGAAGTCTCCCAGAAAAGAATGGTCCGGTTCCGTGTGAACGGGCGGGTCTACGGCTGGTCCAGCTGGATGGCCTCTGGTACGGCACTCAGGCCAGCGTGGCGCGTACCCCTCCCAGGAAGTCTGTGGACTTCACTATACGGCACGTCCCCTGCGCCCGTGCCCGCACACCTGTAAGGCCCCAGACCGTATTTCTCTTGGATCTGGGGTGTAGCCACCAGCCGTCAGGAGCTGTGCAGCACGTTCATGATGTCGCCGTCCTTCATGACGTATTCCTTGCCCTCGGTGCGAACCCAGCCCTTGGCCTTGGCCCCCACCCAGCCGCCAGCCTCCACCATCCGGTTCCACTCGATGACCTCGGCGCGGATAAAGCCGCGTTCCAGATCGCTGTGGATGGCCCCGGCGGCCTCCGGGGCCTTCTCGCCGTCGCGGATGGTCCAGGCCCGGACCTCCTTCTCGCCGCTGGTGATGAAGGTGATCAGCCCCAGGGTCTGGTAGCCCACCTTGACCAGCTGGTCCAGTCCACTCTCGGTGACCCCCAGATCGGTCAGGAATTCCCTGGCCTCATCCTCGGGCATCTCGGCCAGTTCACCCTCGATCTGGGCGCTGATCTTGACCACGGCGGCCCCCTCGGCGGCGGCGTACTCGCGCACCTGCCTTACGTGGGCGTTGTCCTCGGTCAGATCGTCCTCGCCCACGTTTGCCACGTAGATCACCGGCTTGGTGGTGATCAGGCCAAACTCCTTGGGAACGGGGGCGTCGTACTGACCGGCGCGGGCGGGTTTGCCCTCGCCCAGCACCGCCAGGATCTGCTCGGCCAGCTCGGCGTGCTCGCGCGCCTCCTTGTCGCCGCCCTTGCCCTTCTTCTGAAGGTTGCCCAGCCGCTTTTCCAGGCCCGAGAGGTCCGCCAGGATCAGCTCGGTGTTGATCGTCTCGATGTCGTCCAGCGGGTCCACCGTCCCCGCCACATGCACCACATTGTCGTCGGCAAAGCAGCGCACGACGTGGGCGATGGCGTCGGCCTCACGGATGTTGGCCAGAAACTGGTTGCCCAGGCCCTCGCCCTGGCTGGCCCCCTTGACCAGACCTGCGATGTCCACGAATTCCACAAAGGTGGGAATGATCGGCGGCACGCGGTCCCCCTTGGTGAACACCCGGCTCAGGGCGCTGAGACGCTCGTCCGGCACGGTGACGCGGCCCACGTTCGGCTCGATGGTGGCAAAGGGATAGTTGGCCGCAAGTGCCCCGGCGCGTGTGATGGCGTTAAACAGCGTGCTTTTCCCGACGTTCGGCAGTCCGACAATTCCAATAGCAAGGCCCATATTCTCACTCCTCAGCCTGCGCCTGTGCCCCGGCCATACGGCCGTGGGCGCGGCGCGGCAACCCTGACAGTGTACGGGATTGCGGGGTGCGGCGCGGCGACGGGGCGAGACGCTGCCGTATGTGGGGCCTCAGACGTCGCAGGAGGCCAGCAGCATGACGGGGGCGGCACTGAGGAGCACAGGGGAGCACGGGACAACTGCGCTCCCACATTGATCCTGCTCAAGGGGCCGTATTGGCCCTTGCCGGCATGCTGGAAGCGCGGCCCGCGCCCACCAGCACTCCCGCATCCTGAAGTTTCTCCCGCCAGAAGACGAATTCCTGACGCTCGACATCCTGGGTCACGGGCACAGGCCAGTCCTGATTGTCCTTGCAGACGTTTCCGGTGGCCTCCAGGCAACTGGGGGTCCATAGGTTGTTGTAGTACTCCCTGCCAGCAGGGCCAAAACGCTTCCAGCCGACGGTGTTTTTCTGGACGGTGTTGTTGACGAATGTGGCAGCCTCCCTCCCCGTTCCTCCCTTGATGTTCCACACGTACATCCCGACATTGGCATTTGGATCGACCATGCCGCCGGGCAGCAACCCGCTGGAGAGGACCCGATTGCCGTACACCTTGTGGTGGTGCCCGCCCGCAATGGCCACTCCGTGGTTCGAGGTGTTGATGACCTGATTGTTGTACACCTCGGCGTAACCGCCGGCAATGTCCATGCTGTCCTTCGCGCCATCGCCCAGTAGGATGCCGCCGCCCGAATAGTTCTGGGCCTTCGAGGGGTCGGGCGCGTAGGCGCCGTAGATGTAGTTGTTGTGAATCCTGATCGGGCTCGCCGCGGTGCCGCTGGACTCATAGATGTTGATGTTGTCCTCAACCGCACTCTTGCCCGGCTCGTTGATCACCTCGTTCCAGGCGATCTCTACATTGGGTACCCGAACGATCCGGTTGAACTGGATCGCCTGAACGTAGTAACGCTTTCCGGTGAATTTCCCCAATTGGTTCACGTACCGTCCATCAATGTTTCTGATCTGATTGCGCAGGATCTTGATGGTCTGTCCGGCGGCAGGGTTCCCCACGAACAGGTTGATGTACATGCCGGACGTGCTGTACAGGGTGTTGTTCTCGACCCGCAGGTTGACGGCCTTGTAGACCGTGAGGAACCGGCCCGGAAACGACCCGCCAGTCAGGGGATTGAGCGCGTAGCCC
This DNA window, taken from Deinococcus aerolatus, encodes the following:
- the mqnC gene encoding cyclic dehypoxanthinyl futalosine synthase — its product is MTAPLPISPPQVLDRAARGERLDAAEIEALYRLPLPDVAGVANALRLERRDPDTVTFLIDRNINYTNVCNVGCNFCAFYRTRRQKDSYTLDYQEISAKIVELEEVGGTRILMQGGVNPELGLDYYTGLLRHIKANHPTIRIDAFSPEEVLFMEKTFGLGLDALLDTLIEAGLDGLPGAGGEILEDDVRARAAPARIRSEDWFRIIDAAQRKGLYTIATMVIGFGETFAQRTSHLLKLREQQDRATRDYGGNGFSGFAMWTLQTEHTRLHGKAPGATAHEYLQQLAVARIALDNFANIQASWPAQGFKVAQAALYYGANDLGSTMLEENVVSAAGGGGRHQATVRELVRIAVDAGFTPAIRNSRFEIIKWPDVQAELNRADANPEGARAVGAAG
- the gnd gene encoding phosphogluconate dehydrogenase (NAD(+)-dependent, decarboxylating), with protein sequence MKMGMIGLGKMGGNMVLRLTRGGQDVVGYDRSEESVALIEKEGAKGARSMDELIGALGEPGSRAVWVMVPSGKITQSVIDDLAGRLAPGDIVVDGGNSNFKDTMRRAEELAARGIHMVDVGTSGGVWGLSEGYAMMVGGPAGAVERLRPVLEVLAPAPDKGWGRMGPSGSGHYVKMVHNGIEYGMMQAYAEGFELMRHKEEFGLDMAQIAELWRHGSVIRSWLLDLTAEALNNSADFDQLSDYVADSGEGRWTIIDSIEQGVPTPVITLATQMRFRSQQELSYAGQMLSAMRRAFGGHAVKTVETPKKDGFVPEVEPGQNPRAAAPENIPASRNRGQGDGSIREQLGETGQERVKGSE
- the zwf gene encoding glucose-6-phosphate dehydrogenase, yielding MTTRRGKKAATPEKTSEPASKGATHRKPVTKRVSASATKEAVKEKIASQKVGVAQPAPKAKAAAKTSTKSRRRPSGGAGADGQNPFRATMRRSRAPEPATMVIFGVTGDLSRRKLLPAIFGLWQDGLLGSAFNIVGVGRQDMTDEQFKDYALKALQESKETDAIQPGSLEKFRELLYYEFGEFGEDDVYDLVGKELDRAQKAHGGRKNALFYLSTPPSLFEPISNGLGRLGLADQSEGWRRIVIEKPFGRDLDSARELNAAIHDTWDESQVYRIDHYLGKETVQNLMAIRFGNAIFEPLWNRGFVDHVQITAAEDLGLEGRAGYYEEAGIVRDMLQNHLMQLFALTAMEPPAAFDAEAIRDEKTKVLRAVKPIPSGRVGQVAVRGQYGPGSMDGEKVPGYREEPGVKSDSRTASYVAVKLEIDNWRWQGVPFFLRTGKRLPKKVTEIAVVFKRAPLGIFPGGLERNVLAFRIQPDEGVSLKFSSKSPGQEMVLREVVMDFRYDAFGAQLESPYSRLLLDALIGDATLFPREDEVDHAWQIVAGILEAWDTRPGKGRTPDFPNYAAGTWGPEDAEKLMGPDRRWRRL
- a CDS encoding glucose-6-phosphate dehydrogenase assembly protein OpcA; translation: MTAAPADRTLGPIETTVRKAQVTLDELWAQTNVETRAYTGNIIALTVRGHLERVQAALAGLEGRYAGRQIIGVMDGSDDLNVHASLISQRGRAFVERLTLDASSEQLQGAILPLLRPATVNHIWWGADTKPGGPLLLELTEIADQVIADSLTLDIPPARHYALADLGWSRSSGWREALAQVFDTPEAARQLPRVDRLTVRYAGSKDLPARLYGGFVADTLGWKDLKRVTFRAARCGRENGDLCGVELAGEGVRFTLAARNGDVARVEAIWDGKKHASEVNVPSMSLAEGLGRVMARPERGEMFERAWKLAKSTL
- the pgl gene encoding 6-phosphogluconolactonase, yielding MNLHIFPTAQAAADAVATAFARAARDAVTARGAFHVALSGGSTPKRMYSTLRELPDIPWKLVHIYFGDERSVGPDSPESNYGAAQHDLLSYVPVPPAQIHRMEGERRPLEEAAAAYAALLPERLDVNLLGMGDDGHTASLFPGTAALEAQGRVTANWVPQLDTGRLTMTFGEINAARQRWLLVAGETKQAALADVRAGRGAHPVARVIDPVWFVDAAAAGAATQGDQSP
- a CDS encoding GGDEF domain-containing protein is translated as MSAQPRRLPDPSLHSPLWQEKQRRMFLLIVVLSVGASMAALWSQAPSFDLLDLWALPLLSVMLLGLQLLLSRSLIRFETALSAAFLGACLYVLLALSHQFRVMPPAARTLSENTYWFAVLYTSVFYVYPPRHAVRAALAILGTAALVCVWHLSFTVPEATRLSLIGASVQFLMVGGVLVLIQATFGAQRAQLLATRTAALVDLLTGIANRRAAEERLRQLAARGAVYTVVLFDIDHFKQINDRHGHAAGDVVLRGVAQLAQTLLPQGGMVARWGGEEFLLILPVLGDTQVRRLLNTLRNELRQQRHGEVVGVTACFGVANAASGEVPETVVARADEAMYSAKQQGRNDIRLADWRRSATGA
- the ychF gene encoding redox-regulated ATPase YchF codes for the protein MGLAIGIVGLPNVGKSTLFNAITRAGALAANYPFATIEPNVGRVTVPDERLSALSRVFTKGDRVPPIIPTFVEFVDIAGLVKGASQGEGLGNQFLANIREADAIAHVVRCFADDNVVHVAGTVDPLDDIETINTELILADLSGLEKRLGNLQKKGKGGDKEAREHAELAEQILAVLGEGKPARAGQYDAPVPKEFGLITTKPVIYVANVGEDDLTEDNAHVRQVREYAAAEGAAVVKISAQIEGELAEMPEDEAREFLTDLGVTESGLDQLVKVGYQTLGLITFITSGEKEVRAWTIRDGEKAPEAAGAIHSDLERGFIRAEVIEWNRMVEAGGWVGAKAKGWVRTEGKEYVMKDGDIMNVLHSS
- a CDS encoding right-handed parallel beta-helix repeat-containing protein gives rise to the protein MKASMTATRVATQTTPRPAARFGRWAVLVFGGLTLALTACVPTVDSRTIVPENDPSQGPAYTGPLVITRGGTYRGNWQSFDPAVPAVSVQTREPVVIEGSFLRGRGHLIKGSEINLTVRNTTGYALNPLTGGSFPGRFLTVYKAVNLRVENNTLYSTSGMYINLFVGNPAAGQTIKILRNQIRNIDGRYVNQLGKFTGKRYYVQAIQFNRIVRVPNVEIAWNEVINEPGKSAVEDNINIYESSGTAASPIRIHNNYIYGAYAPDPSKAQNYSGGGILLGDGAKDSMDIAGGYAEVYNNQVINTSNHGVAIAGGHHHKVYGNRVLSSGLLPGGMVDPNANVGMYVWNIKGGTGREAATFVNNTVQKNTVGWKRFGPAGREYYNNLWTPSCLEATGNVCKDNQDWPVPVTQDVERQEFVFWREKLQDAGVLVGAGRASSMPARANTAP